The following proteins are encoded in a genomic region of Syngnathus acus chromosome 22, fSynAcu1.2, whole genome shotgun sequence:
- the rbbp4 gene encoding histone-binding protein RBBP4, whose product MADKDAAFDDAVEERVINEEYKIWKKNTPFLYDLVMTHALEWPSLTAQWLPDVTRPEGKDYSVHRLVLGTHTSDEQNHLVIASVQLPNDDAQFDASHYDSEKGEFGGFGSVSGKIEIEIKINHEGEVNRARYMPQNPCIIATKTPTSDVLVFDYTKHPSKPDPSGECTPDLRLRGHQKEGYGLSWNPNLSGCLLSASDDHTICLWDISTVPKEGKIVDAKTIFTGHTAVVEDVSWHLLHESLFGSVADDQKLMIWDTRSNNTSKPSHAVDAHTAEVNCLSFNPYSEFILATGSADKTVALWDLRNLKLKLHSFESHKDEIFQVQWSPHNETILASSGTDRRLNVWDLSKIGEEQSPEDAEDGPPELLFIHGGHTAKISDFSWNPNEPWVICSVSEDNIMQVWQMAENIYNDEDPEGVADSEVQA is encoded by the exons ATGGCTGACAAAGACG CTGCCTTTGACGATGCTGTGGAGGAGAGGGTCATCAATGAGGAGTACAAGATCTGGAAGAAGAACACTCCATTTCTCTATGACCTGGTCATGACTCATGCCCTGGAGTGGCCCAGTCTCACTGCCCAGTGGTTGCCAGATGTCACCAG ACCAGAAGGAAAGGACTACAGTGTACACAGGCTGGTTCTGGGGACACACACCTCAGATGAGCAGAATCATCTTGTGATTGCTAGCGTTCAGCTCCCCAATGATGACGCCCAGTTCGATGCCTCCCACTATGACAGTGAGAAAGGAG AGTTTGGTGGTTTTGGTTCTGTGAGTGGAAAGATAGAAATTGAGATCAAAATCAACCATGAAGGAGAAGTCAACCGAGCCCGGTACATGCCCCAGAACCCTTGCATTATCGCCACCAAGACCCCCACCAGTGATGTGCTGGTCTTTGATTATACTAAGCACCCATCCAAGCCAG ACCCTTCTGGAGAGTGTACTCCAGACCTTCGCTTGAGGGGTCACCAGAAAGAGGGCTATGGCCTCTCGTGGAATCCAAACCTAAGCGGCTGCCTCCTCAGTGCTTCGGATGACcat ACTATCTGCTTGTGGGACATTAGCACGGTGCCCAAAGAGGGAAAGATAGTGGATGCCAAGACCATCTTCACAGGTCACACTGCTGTTGTGGAGGATGTCTCCTGGCACCTGCTCCACGAGTCACTCTTTGGATCTGTGGCCGATGACCAGAAACTCATGAT CTGGGACACACGATCCAACAACACTTCCAAGCCCAGTCATGCTGTGGATGCCCACACTGCTGAGGTCAACTGCTTGTCTTTCAATCCATACAGTGAATTCATACTGGCCACTGGTTCTGCAGACAAG ACCGTGGCTCTGTGGGACCTGAGAAACTTAAAGCTGAAGCTGCACTCCTTTGAGTCTCACAAAGATGAGATATTCCAG GTGCAGTGGTCTCCTCATAACGAAACCATCCTGGCCTCAAGTGGCACAGACCGAAGGCTAAACGTGTGGGATCTCAGTAAGATCGGGGAGGAGCAGTCTCCTGAAGATGCAGAAGATGGACCTCCAGAGCTGCTG ttcaTCCATGGTGGACACACAGCGAAGATATCAGACTTCTCGTGGAACCCCAACGAGCCGTGGGTCATCTGTTCTGTGTCGGAGGACAACATCATGCAAGTGTGGCAAATG GCTGAAAACATCTACAACGATGAAGACCCTGAAGGGGTAGCAGATTCTGAGGTTCAAGCATGA
- the LOC119116771 gene encoding syncoilin-like, with translation MDNQEKAPTEEPPIHFVEDIIQSTDDGILDSDISNLDKPDMENVGQMFEDCIEQVSNLEIRREELIQMFLFLQKPMMRIVDDLREKLMEKRRLITLAQIDHADVFQEVQQVKRKLFNTARDCIRSQVMLAEQKYQLAQAALTKEELKAQVQCLTEELLQLQESHRNHLNSLRDQAKNPCRPRAMSDVTLCRQASTRLQRRLSVNLQELEGWYEPRLIALLKRKQFGEKALRVSKEQAASLSAQLEPLKQEVQKLEERRFCLERRINLMQREREEMITQHKEAEEELKQALGKLVLDFEVQKRLKSDLEALINYIVEEMGNLRVCDEATAEEQPNDSTSCQST, from the exons ATGGACAATCAGGAGAAGGCACCAACTGAGGAGCCACCCATTCATTTTGTTGAAGACATTATACAAAGCACTGATGATGGCATTTTGGACAGCGACATTTCAAATCTGGACAAGCCAGATATGGAGAATGTTGGACAGATGTTTGAGGACTGCATCGAGCAAGTGTCCAATCTAGAGATACGGAGAGAAGAGTTGATACAAATGTTCCTGTTTCTGCAGAAGCCCATGATGCGAATTGTGGATGATCTGAGGGAAAAGCTGATGGAGAAGCGGAGACTAATCACCCTGGCTCAGATAGATCATGCGGATGTGTTTCAGGAAGTGCAGCAGGTGAAGAGGAAACTCTTCAACACTGCCAGAGACTGTATCCGCAGTCAGGTGATGCTGGCTGAGCAAAAGTACCAACTGGCTCAAGCTGCTCTAACAAAG GAGGAGCTCAAGGCCCAAGTCCAATGTCTGACAGAGGAGTTGCTTCAGCTCCAGGAGTCCCACCGAAATCATCTGAACTCTTTAAGGGATCAGGCCAAGAACCCGTGTAGACCAAGAGCCATGAGCGATGTCACCCTATGCCGGCAAGCTTCTACTCGTCTCCAGCGCCGGCTCAGCGTCAACCTTCAGGAATTGGAGGGCTGGTACGAGCCCCGACTTATAGCCCTGCTGAAAAGGAAGCAGTTTGGAGAGAAGGCCTTGAGAGTTAGCAAGGAGCAGGCAGCAAGCTTAAGTGCACAACTGGAGCCCCTAAAACAGGAAGTACAAAAACTGGAGGAGCGAAGGTTCTGTCTGGAGCGAAGGATCAACCTGATGCAGCGGGAGAGGGAAGAGATGATCACACAACACAAG GAAGCTGAGGAGGAACTAAAACAGGCTCTGGGAAAACTAGTACTGGACTTTGAGGTTCAAAAGAGACTTAAAAGCGACTTGGAGGCTCTCATAAATTATATTGTTGAAGAGATGGGAAATCTCAG AGTCTGTGATGAAGCTACAGCAGAAGAACAGCCAAATGATTCAACCTCCTGTCAATCCACCTAA